One region of Mycolicibacterium rhodesiae NBB3 genomic DNA includes:
- a CDS encoding amidohydrolase family protein — protein sequence MGQLSHRVDIPFPLFDADNHLYEPPEAMTKYLPKEYKDLVQYVEINGRTKIALRGVISNYIPNPTFNVVAKPGAWEEYFKFGNPEGKSKRELFGEPMRAIPAFFEPGPRIEKMDELGIERSLMFPTLASLIEERLSDDPVAIHVLIHALNEWLDEVWGFNYQNRIFTTPVITLPIVEKAIEELEWCVKRGARAILIRPAPVPGFRGPRSFALPEFDPFWERVVHHDVFVGMHSSDSGYSRYTSEWDGATQEMLPFQTNAMSILNEWRPIQDAVASWVIHGALFRHPKLKVGIVEAGSKWMFPLLDSMAEVWKKAPEAFLGNPIEEIKSRIYVSPFYEEGIDDLINLIGVEQVLYGSDWPHPEGLAEPTHYVTALEHLSVEDQAKIMGGNLGRLVTT from the coding sequence ATGGGCCAGCTGTCGCATCGGGTCGACATTCCGTTTCCGCTGTTCGACGCGGACAACCACCTGTACGAGCCGCCAGAGGCGATGACCAAGTACCTCCCCAAGGAGTACAAGGACCTCGTCCAGTACGTCGAGATCAACGGCCGCACCAAGATCGCGCTGCGCGGGGTGATCAGCAATTACATTCCGAATCCCACGTTCAACGTGGTCGCCAAGCCGGGCGCCTGGGAGGAGTACTTCAAGTTCGGCAACCCCGAAGGCAAGAGCAAGCGTGAGCTGTTCGGTGAGCCGATGCGCGCCATTCCCGCGTTTTTCGAGCCCGGGCCGCGCATCGAGAAGATGGACGAGCTCGGCATCGAGCGCTCCCTGATGTTCCCGACGCTGGCCAGTCTCATCGAGGAGCGGCTCTCCGACGACCCCGTCGCCATCCACGTGCTCATCCACGCGCTCAACGAGTGGCTCGACGAGGTGTGGGGCTTCAACTACCAGAACCGCATCTTCACCACGCCGGTGATCACCCTGCCCATCGTCGAGAAGGCGATCGAGGAACTGGAGTGGTGCGTCAAGCGCGGTGCCCGCGCGATCCTGATCCGCCCCGCACCCGTGCCCGGCTTCCGCGGCCCTCGGTCGTTCGCGCTGCCCGAGTTCGACCCGTTCTGGGAGCGCGTCGTCCACCACGACGTGTTCGTGGGCATGCACTCGTCGGACAGCGGCTACTCCCGCTACACCTCCGAGTGGGACGGCGCCACACAGGAGATGCTGCCGTTCCAGACCAACGCGATGTCGATCCTCAACGAGTGGCGACCCATCCAGGATGCGGTGGCCTCCTGGGTGATTCACGGTGCGCTGTTCCGGCATCCGAAGCTCAAGGTCGGCATCGTCGAGGCCGGTTCGAAGTGGATGTTCCCGCTGCTGGACTCCATGGCAGAGGTCTGGAAGAAGGCCCCTGAGGCGTTCCTCGGTAACCCGATCGAGGAGATCAAGAGCCGCATCTATGTCAGCCCCTTCTACGAGGAGGGCATCGACGACCTGATCAACCTCATCGGCGTCGAGCAGGTGCTGTACGGATCCGACTGGCCACACCCTGAAGGCCTTGCGGAGCCGACGCACTACGTGACCGCGCTCGAGCATCTCTCGGTCGAGGACCAGGCCAAGATCATGGGCGGCAACCTGGGGCGTCTCGTCACGACGTGA
- a CDS encoding FadD3 family acyl-CoA ligase, which produces MRSSAIDKWQTIPEMVLSAADRFGDAEAVVDGPLRLSFSDVVHRIRCAAGAFADLGVEKGERVAVWAPNSAEWMIAAFGIMTAGAVLVPVNTRFKSDEAADIIVRSGAKAVMIQQGFLGQDYEAPEGVPVIDLKSDFLASGSPLHREVSGSDISDVIFTSGTTGRPKGARMNHLQTLRAYEEWATLADLRHGDRYLMINPYFHTFGLKAGLVASFLRGATMVPVAVFDVDRVVELVEAERITMLPGPPTLYHSLLTVADKTKLATLRAAVTGAADIPVELIRRIREDLPFESLMTGYGLTEAGNVTLSRPGDSPEDVATTAGLPCEDVEVRIADDGEVLVRGYNVMQGYLDDPVATAEAIDPDGWLHTGDLGTFDAAGRLKIVGRKKDMFIVGGFNAYPAEIEGFLLEHPAVAQAAVIGVPDERMGQVGKAFIVTKDDGPSISGDDLIDWSRRRMAGFKVPRSVEFLDKLPLNATGKVMKDHLR; this is translated from the coding sequence ATGAGGAGCAGCGCAATCGACAAGTGGCAGACCATCCCCGAGATGGTCTTGAGCGCAGCGGACCGGTTCGGCGACGCGGAAGCGGTCGTCGACGGTCCGCTGCGACTGTCCTTCTCCGACGTGGTGCACCGGATCCGTTGTGCTGCCGGAGCTTTCGCTGACCTCGGTGTCGAAAAGGGTGAGCGCGTCGCGGTGTGGGCGCCGAACTCCGCGGAGTGGATGATCGCCGCCTTCGGGATCATGACCGCAGGCGCTGTGCTGGTCCCGGTGAACACGCGGTTCAAGTCCGATGAGGCCGCCGACATCATCGTGCGTAGCGGCGCGAAGGCCGTCATGATCCAGCAGGGTTTTCTGGGACAGGATTATGAAGCGCCCGAGGGCGTTCCGGTGATCGACCTGAAGTCCGACTTCCTTGCCAGCGGGTCGCCGCTGCATCGCGAGGTCAGCGGATCCGACATCTCCGATGTCATCTTCACCTCAGGTACGACGGGCAGGCCCAAGGGCGCGAGGATGAATCACCTCCAGACGCTGCGCGCATACGAGGAGTGGGCGACGCTCGCGGACCTGCGGCACGGCGATCGCTATCTGATGATCAACCCGTACTTCCATACCTTCGGATTGAAAGCGGGTCTGGTCGCGTCGTTTCTGCGCGGCGCGACGATGGTGCCGGTGGCGGTATTCGACGTCGACCGGGTCGTGGAACTGGTTGAGGCCGAACGGATCACGATGCTCCCAGGCCCACCGACGCTGTATCACTCGCTGCTCACCGTCGCCGACAAGACGAAACTGGCCACGCTGCGCGCCGCAGTGACCGGCGCAGCGGACATCCCCGTCGAACTGATTCGGAGGATCCGCGAAGACCTGCCCTTCGAATCGCTGATGACGGGCTACGGACTGACCGAGGCAGGCAACGTCACGCTGTCCAGGCCGGGGGACTCACCTGAGGACGTCGCGACCACCGCGGGGTTGCCGTGCGAGGACGTCGAGGTGCGCATCGCCGACGACGGCGAGGTCCTGGTGCGCGGCTACAACGTCATGCAGGGATACCTGGACGACCCCGTCGCCACCGCCGAGGCGATCGATCCCGACGGGTGGCTGCACACCGGCGACCTCGGCACGTTCGATGCCGCGGGCCGGTTGAAGATCGTCGGCCGCAAGAAGGACATGTTCATCGTCGGCGGCTTCAACGCCTATCCCGCGGAGATCGAGGGCTTTCTGCTGGAGCATCCGGCCGTCGCGCAGGCCGCCGTGATCGGTGTGCCCGATGAACGGATGGGTCAGGTGGGCAAGGCCTTCATCGTGACCAAGGACGACGGGCCTTCGATCAGCGGTGACGACCTCATCGACTGGAGCCGCCGGCGAATGGCGGGTTTCAAGGTGCCCCGCTCTGTAGAGTTCCTCGACAAGCTGCCGTTGAACGCCACGGGCAAGGTGATGAAGGACCACTTGCGTTGA